Proteins encoded in a region of the Gigantopelta aegis isolate Gae_Host chromosome 13, Gae_host_genome, whole genome shotgun sequence genome:
- the LOC121387332 gene encoding uncharacterized protein LOC121387332: protein MLIAYAGWSVSSHLSRNWADRLVTHSPLKQLKVGNVYAVKGPDDDLYEAREIGNSKLITHLLKHAHSNGLIVVAAHSSGAFVADEFFGQLAQHDVYGQLTRRFVYYNLDGAGGLPSTATPWINKEYFVYVRSGNIYSRNANTMKRLSRGSDDLIELNGSHSGCQHYNCLHDVTIIHKPWDALTFDLVRDYGLFSAGNREVQYDYITQTYNELSAMTN from the exons ATGCTAATCGCCTACGCTGGCTGGAGTGTCAGCAGCCATCTTAGTCGCAATTGGGCGGACAGGCTCGTTACCCATTCGCCCCTCAAACAACTCAAAGTCGGCAACGTGTATGCTGTCAAAGGACCGGATGACGATTTGTATGAAGCAAGAGAAATTGGAAACTCAAAATTGATTAC ACATCTCTTGAAGCATGCGCACAGCAATGGCCTCATCGTAGTTGCAGCGCACTCTAGCGGAGCTTTCGTGGCAGACGAGTTCTTTGGTCAACTAGCCCAGCACGATGTTTACGGACAATTAACGAGAAGATTTGTTTATTACAATCTCGACGGTGCGG GAGGTTTGCCGTCTACAGCGACACCGTGGATAAACAAAGagtattttgtttatgttcGTTCTGGAAACATCTACTCGAGAAACGCaa ACACCATGAAGAGACTGTCTCGTGGATCCGATGATCTAATTGAGCTGAACGGATCGCACTCGGGCTGTCAACACTACAACTGTCTTCATGACGTCACGATTATCCACAAACCGTGGGACGCTCTAACCTTTGACCTGGTCAGGGACTACGGACTATTTTCAGCTGGGAACAGGGAAGTGCAGTATGACTACATCACGCAGACGTACAACGAGTTGTCGGCTATGACCAATTAG